The genomic window CTTATATTGCGTCTATGGGGATTTACGTCTTTAATAAAAAGGCGTTAAATGACTTGCTTAAAAATAATCCCGAACAAACGGATTTCGGGAAAGAGATTATCCCCGGTGCAGCTAAAGACTATAATCTTCAAGCTTATCTATTTAAAGGATACTGGGAAGATATCGGGACGATTGAAGCGTTCTATGAGGCTAATTTGGCTCTTAACCGCCAGCCAAGACCTAGTTTTAGCTTCTACAACGAAAAGGCTCCGATTTACACCCGTGCGCGTAATTTACCCCCTACCAAAGTCCTTAACTGTAATATTACCGAATCCATGATCTCTGAAGGGTGTATGATTAAAGATTGTCGCATCCATAACTCGGTTTTAGGGATTCGTAGTCGCATTGAAACCGATTGTGTGGTAGAAGATTCTTTGCTGATGGGCGCAGATTATTATGAGTCTTTAGAGACTCGTCAATCTTTGCTTGATCAAGGTAAAATTCCTGTGGGTATTGGCAAAGGTAGCACCATCAGACGGGCGATCGTTGATAAAAATGCCCGTATTGGTCAGAATGTCACCATTGTTAACAAAGAAAATATAGAAGAATCCAATCGTGAAGATGACGGGTTCTATATTCGCAATGGTATTGTTGTGGTTATCAAAAATGCTGTCATTCCAGATGGAACAGTAATTTAAGAGATGTTAAAGGGGCGAACATTCGCCTCTTTTTTTCTTGAATAGAATTATTTTTTGTATGTTAACTTTATGGATATTCGTCTTTTAGTTTTGGATATTGATGATACCATTGCCGGTAAATCTAATACCGTTAGTGATGGCGTTAAACAAGCAATTAAATTAGCACAAAGCCAAGGCATTAGAGTGGCTTTAGCAACGGGAAGAATG from Crocosphaera subtropica ATCC 51142 includes these protein-coding regions:
- a CDS encoding glucose-1-phosphate adenylyltransferase codes for the protein MKKVLAIILGGGAGTRLYPLTKLRAKPAVPLAGKYRLIDIPVSNCINAEILKIYVLTQFNSASLNRHLTRTYNFTGFHDGFVEVLAAQQTTENPSWFQGTADAVRQYGWLFDEWDVDEYLILSGDHLYRMDYSDFVKRHRETGADITLSVVPIDEKRASSFGLMKIDDNGRIVDFSEKPKGEELKQMQVDTSILGLNPEQAKESPYIASMGIYVFNKKALNDLLKNNPEQTDFGKEIIPGAAKDYNLQAYLFKGYWEDIGTIEAFYEANLALNRQPRPSFSFYNEKAPIYTRARNLPPTKVLNCNITESMISEGCMIKDCRIHNSVLGIRSRIETDCVVEDSLLMGADYYESLETRQSLLDQGKIPVGIGKGSTIRRAIVDKNARIGQNVTIVNKENIEESNREDDGFYIRNGIVVVIKNAVIPDGTVI